The following nucleotide sequence is from Cicer arietinum cultivar CDC Frontier isolate Library 1 chromosome 2, Cicar.CDCFrontier_v2.0, whole genome shotgun sequence.
AGCCTCAATTAGAACATTCTGTTTCACtttttgtttcttaattttcTGACCCATATCTTGTCCCTCTTTCTAGTTATCATCttaaagaatgaaaaaaaaaacatttttattatttgatctTAAGTTCTTTATAACATTAATTGGGAAACAATATACTCTTTGCTTTCTATAATGAGTGattcattaatttatatatataaacaaaactgttttaaagaatgaattttttaatttttaatgtaatattaattattattttttactaattaatCTCTAACGAATATTACTTCATACACCAATAGTTAATATCggtaatttagtaaaaatattataacatctctattatttatttatattttttaatatgtgtaaaaTATACTTAAATACACCACTCCATAAAGTATTAGTATATGTTCTTaaactatataaatatattaaataatctCTAAAGTATATCAAATTTGCTGATTTAATATTTGCCATTAAGATTTTATAAACTAAAAGGActcaataaatttattatgataatacaaataatatatagatGATAGTTCTAGAGTATCAATATCGATGATATATCAATTATATCATGCGATGTTTTTacactttaatttttgttttcaatagaAACTTAAGTATCTTTTTTACtctcattaataaaatatattctacCTAAAGTAAATACACAAGACAATACCATGCCTCCTTTCCATTTAATCAAAAGGTTCTACTATATGGAGAATACGTTTTTGCAagaaggaaaataaatttgaggtGATTCATTAACTCTATCACATGTTAGTTTTAAATCAACATGTAAAATGTAAAAAGAGGGATATATTACAAGCCTACTTTGCAATGTACCCTAAAACTTTAacaccttatgtacaagctatGACTACCTTAGAAGAATTTCTTTTAGGGCAAAATAACTTATTGCATTTCAATAGTAATAAGTGAAGCAATACAAGAAGTAGCATGATAATAATAAAGTGAGTTAGACAAGCAATGCACAACCTTATTTGCTTGTCTACGAATGAAAGTTAGCTTCGATGATACATATAATGTCACgccatttttaataaatttgattaaaactcaactaatttattaatcaaatattaaaatggaGAGGCATATATATTAATagagtaaaaaagaaaaaggaatatatatattaattagtcaTGAATTGAGTGAAAGCAATACACGAAAAATATACATTACACCACTTGCTtccattaattaatataatatatagttttatttaaGAAGTATATATGTTTGTAAACAAGGATAAGATCTTTAGGTTTATATAATTGTTAAATAGATATAGATATAGACTTCTATAATCACATAGTAGAACTCTAATATTTGAACCACATATCAAAGATTAagagaatgaagaagaaaaaaaagagatggtaatataatatattgaagAAACATATAAAGGAAGCTTCCATAATATTTGTCCATTGTTGTGCTACTTGTTCATTTGTTCATACTTGGTTTTGCTTTGAAACCTGTAACAAAAACACCAAAACATTTATCTCAAACACTTTATTTAGGTTCACACAAACCTTCCAAAGTTATGCCTTTTCCAACACAAAATAAAACTCTTTGTCTCATTTTGTTTGAtgtttaaacaaaataatttttgtttaatttggattttcattttcctttttaCTACATCATAACACattaaataattcttttattataCTTTTCACTATTATTATATGCTGGCCAAGGTGTCCATTAGTCCAAAATTAGATATTAATCTTTGAAGGTACAAACAAATATTCATTTAAGAAAATGACGACATTTCCCAATCAAACTTATTGCATACGCACTGCAAGTTAGGGATTGAACTCAAATGTTATAACATtaaatgtcaaataaattttgacGAAGAAATTCTTAGGaaacactaaaaaataaatgacaaaattaaattttccgCGTTCTTTGTATTTATACTTTAACACGCTTCACATCTTCACAAATGTGAATATGTGTTATATTAGATGAAGATCAAACAcctcatattttaaatttcattttaaagttaATTTCGTGAAATTTAGTATACTAAGCATCTTATCTTCATCAAATAGTCAAGATAATTGCAAGGTTTTTCTAACCATAAAAAACCTATGTCCATATATAATAACAAAGGAAAAACAAACtatatttttacaaatgaaaagttgtgttaatttttataatacaaTAATGTGTTAAGACTAAAATATCCATATTAATTCAAGCAATTGAAAGTAATAAGAgtgaagtaatttttttttgtaatcaaGTAGTGAACTAgttaaacaaaatattcaatttaattaaataaaagtattattagtaaaaaaactaataaatattgacttaatattttatgttattaatttttttttaaaacattgaaatattaattaattatatgtgcTAACCAGAAAGTAGCTTTCACCATGCTGCAAGCTCTGCATCAAGAAACCAAACTCATTGGTTGGAACTGAAACTCCAGAAGAATGAACTAACATTACATCTTCACCAAACATTGTTTTAATGTCTATTATACCCCTTGGAACTTCTGTTGCAACTCCATTGATGAAAACTGTGATCAAACCTGAAATATTACTCCCCCCAAATCCTAtccaaaaacattaatataaacaaaaattagagcatcaataaattattataaacaaaaaataaaccattacaatttatatataaaaaatgtaataaaaaacaATTCTTTTAAtgaaattctattttaatataatggttcaataattaataacataattataaacaaagtaattattttaaacaaaaatttcaagATCTCTCAATAACATTACAATTGTAGTTTCGGCCAAATCAACCATTTTTAATCTCAATTTCTCACAATAttaatcaaacatcacaattaACCAAAATtaccaattaattttttttttttgcaatagtTTGAAACCTTGTTTTTTTAGAATTATGATTGTATTAATTGTTACACTGTAACCTCCCCTTTGCTGGATCTATTTGTCTTGCCTCGGGAAGACAAATTGAAGGGCACAGAAtctcatacaaaaaataattcatatatattaaagaagAGTTCATaggaaaaaaaacattcatGAATTTGGTATAATATGGAAAATGATGTTTGAAATTATAACATCAAGAAAATTATCTAAATCAATCATCATATATACTTGTTCAATCTTAATTGTCTAGATGAGAGTAACATAATaaggaaaatttaaaaaaaaaaattaaaaaaaaaagagaaaaataatctAGGGTTTTGAAATGTTTGTTTAATTAAAGAATTTTGGATGAAACCCAGAAAAAAAGTATGATAAAGGAATAAAAATGGAAGAACAGAAACTGCAACAAGAAAAGTGAAGTCATGTTTTTCCGGAAAAGAAAGTACAAATTTCATGCTTTTCATTTAATCTTAGGAACTGTCAAATCATCAAGTAGATTCACACTTTATTAATTCTTTCATCACCCTCAAAATTAATCAAccataaagtaaaaaaaaatatttattaaaaaaaaaactaataggACAATATGAATCTACAATTTTGTCAAAGAATTTAAGAaaagttttttgttttagagtttattataataatcattccaaacttaaactcaatatTGAAAAGAGACTAATACCTAGACATAagcattaaattaatataactcttgaaaaataatatatatagattctagTACTCGTTTTTGTCCTCAAAAGGGGTTTTGTCTTGAAGCAAATTAGATGaaaattttcacattttttcTAAAAAGAGGGTTTTaatataatgattaaaaaaatttgaagaaatttcACTAAATTCATCTAAGGAACCTAATAAATTTTGAGACaacaatatgaaaaaaaaaattataaacatattttatatagtATTCCTTTCACTCGATTTAATTTGTAATTCTTTactcaaagataaaaataaattaaagatgaaattgtagaaaaaaaattgaaaagttttCATgctaaaatctttatttttttaataaaaaatcttaGCTAGGTTTATAATTATAACACCATGcaataactaaataaatcacACACCTGAGTGATAGTTGAAATTTGAAGCCTGATCAGATGGAAACAAAGCTGAAGAAGCAGCTGAAGAAGTTTGATCAATTTCAGGGAAATTAATTTGAGAAGAACCTAAGAACAAACCACCAAACCCTTCTTCAGCAACACCAGCACCAACACCAACACCACACGACGATGAAGAACCCGAaaagttgttattattataagacGAATTACTAGAAGAAGAATTCATAGTAAAAGATGAACCACCAAAACCAATTGCAGACGCACCAACAGATGGAGAAATACTGTTGGTGTTGCTGCTGCTTTGGTATTGGTGGTATGGATTTGCACCGCTGCTGCTTATTTGAGCAGCAGCTTGCATCTGCCTTTGGCGGCGACGAGAACGAGAACGACGATTCTGAAACCAATAAAAAACATTAGCATCACCAACATTTCCAAATTTCTCAAGAAGTTTTCTTATTCTAACAGTTTCATCTTTTGGTGGATTAACCATTCCACTATTGAAGATGGATTCAAGTATAAGGATTTGTTCAGGTTTTGGTGTCCATCTTGACCTCACAGTACTTTCACTCTTTTCAGTGTTTGGATTATTGGTATTGGAAATCTGAGATTGaacattttgttgttgttgttgttgatctTCCATTCCAATgtggaagaaagaaaaaaaaataatgtttttgttttgtttttttaattttgtttgaaagaTATGATGAAACCTAggtaagtaaaataattatatatatgttgatgatGTGAGTAAAGTACATGGAATACAGTAACACTGTTTTTGGTtgtgtatatataaataaatgttgaaTAGTTAAAATACTTAAATGCCCTTTATGTGTCTTTATTCATTTATCATGTCATGCTTTGAACCCTTTTTTGTTTGCCTTTGCAAATGTCAAAAGAACCGCAGGATTCTAGATTACTCTCATTACAATGTAATTAATTGAGAATAAATGTGAGTTTGAATATTTCATGTACTccattgttttaaattatattttatgtatgtTTCTTTTAATGTTATcaatttatacaaaaatattacacatttttaaatgtgttttcAATGTTTAAAGtgattttaaagattaaatatgtttttaagttttataaaattttaaaatttcgttTTAgcgaaaaaattatattttttagtttctataaattACCATGTaaatagttttagttttttgttggaacatcaatatatttttaaataattattttgtaaacatGTTTACaatactataaaaatattttcgacaaaaaatgagtttaaaattcaatttttagatCCATATATTCGTTACTTTTAGCTAGACTTTatcacatttaaaatatttatatttaattattcgcaagttaaaaaatttaattttttgtggatgaacttttaatattattctaaacatgtttgcaaaaatttaaaagtagaAGAACAAATTAAACATGTCTCGTTCAAACAAGGACTAAAACTATTTGCAGAATAATTatgtatgaaaaaaaattgattaattattttgtttccaAATCATctctaattttatcttttatgtgATGTAAAAGATATAACAACTTCTGATTATTGAAATCCCTCCTAATAATTAACAATATGTGTCTAATACAATAttctttcaacaaaaaaatcaaatttttccAATAATAGATTTGGACTTGAAACAATTCTTATTGCATACTTTGAaatagatataaattttttaaaatgaattaaatttattaatgttatcggtatttttatttcattcttGTTAAGTTTGCATACTTAACTTTATAATTGATCTAAGATTAGTCTTTTGCAGTTCACGTTAGTTATCATATACAACTATTGTTTAAAAGAGttatacaaaaaaaactaacattcattatttataaaagataaagggcaaaaataaatttaaaagaagataaAGAAGCAAAATGAATATTTGGTAAAAGATAAAGGACCAAAACTATATGTATGCCAAAGAAAAATGGATgaaataagataataaataattaagcgAGTCATAGGAAAAGACAAATAATTTCATCAAGGGTTAAATATATGTTTAGTACAATCTTGAcctttttaagtttattttctataaaataaaaatacaacttttagtactacaaaattataaaaaaaaaaaattctccacaaaaatttatatttttttaacttaggatgaattaaatatgaaatattaaGCACCAAAATATCAAGATCAAAGTAACGAAAAAATGAAcgtaaaaatcaaattttaaagtcATTTTTTGTGGACTTTTTTAAATGTTGTAAGCATTTCTGccaaaaatcattaaaaatatatatgttgacATAACATcataaactaaattatttgCATGATAACTGGTATggattaaaagttttttttttctttttctagttAGATTTATGTCcccttattattatttttaatttactaataaatttttagcttaaatatataatgtaaatgaaaacaaagaaacaaaagaaGACAATAGAAATTtagaaatttgaatttaatggCGCTTCAAGTAATCAAATTTATCCATAAATGATGTTGCATTGAAGAGACTAACAATGTATTTTGAATGTAAACATTAAGTTAGTTGCAATAATTCATCATCAATTTTGTTGTTGGGGGTcctattttaacaattttcatACAAAGATCTCTATAATTGTTGTTTACACTAAAAATGTCAAACacatttatgatttaaataataatttttttacttagatgtacttaataattttatactaaatttttttGGTAGCTAAATACTTATTACTAGAATATAAACATACACTAAGGTATAAATAGAAGGAGTACTTATCacgaaataaaaaaagttttgataGACTACATCATAAATGCATTAGGCTACAACTTTCGAGAATATTCATGACCAGACATTACTTGCCTTCCGATCAACCTCGAATTAATAAtatatctctatctctatctctcaCATTTTCCAACGCTCGTTTTCTTTCTTGTAATACTCTCTTTGTTTCAATTTATATGTCATTCTAGCAAAATATATTTGTCGTAAATTGtacatataaattatatgagaaaaatattttgccCCAATATgagatatatgtattttattaatagtgtGTCTCTTATACATATTCTAGGTAAAAGTTTCAAGAAAATTATcatacactaattataattattgtataAACCATATAtaggataaatatttgtcattaatcaAGTAGTTAAAACTTAGCTCTTTCACGAATCAATAAGTTTAAAGAGAAATATGTAtgcatatatttaattagtgtGTCTCTTGAATATCTTTTATATaacaaattgaagaaaaatacaatactcaataataatttatagtatAAATCATTAACGGGACAAATGTTTGTTACTGATCCATTagttaaaaaatagaatatttcacacaaaattcatttaaagATAAATGTGTGTTTTATATGTAGTATATCTCGTGAATATCTTCATgattaaaatttgaagaaaattattatacactaattataattttgtatataaattatacatGTATTTAACTAGTTAAAAAAAGTCTTTCAAtgatcaattagttaaaatataaatatgtatttaattagTAGTGTGTATCCTTAATTAAAATCTTCAACAtgaaattatgaagaaaaaaaaatatatttgttcttGATCATTTAGTTAGAAGATGGTTTTCTTAAATCAGTTATTATAAGAGAAATGTGTATTTTATTAACTACACATGAAATGGtaaatttatataaactaattttacattGTTAGTAAATAGAAACATTCATTTCATTATctcaattgataaatattttctttttagtaCTCTCTGTCCTACAATAAGTATTACATTTACACACACAAAATGACCCAAAATGattgttgtttttaatttataatttaattttaattattattttctaattgtATCATCTAATTAATAATATGTGTATCACTTTCATcaatgattaataaaaataatttagtgaAATCActgttaatttttttcatttattatatttttttaagtaacatacaatgataaaaaaaagtgataatCATTTTAGGACGAATGAAGtattattttgaaaacaaattaaccattgttttattgataatattctaaattattcattttagaaagaaaaatatatgtgatatgaaataataaaaagttaaatatactataaaaaataaataattatattgtatctaaaataataaaatttattagttgtattgatatatgtaaattattttaaaacgacaactaattaatataatatagtaaattttgataaaatattttttattattaataattttttatttacatgagagcatattaattaatgataCACTATACTCATTTTTGTGGTTGCGTATGTGGACTTAATAACTTGAGTAGAAAATGTGGAATGAGTTTCAATAAGGCACACGTCACAACTTCAactctttataaataaaaagagagacGATAAATTTCATGCAATGTACTTAAATGTGTACAAATATGATATTCAACCTCATTACATATACGTATACTTTGTGATGAATGATGATATAGTCAAGAGAGTCTTTTTAGTAGAAGATTTTGGAGACTCTAAAAATCaaagtaattattaatttattgattttgtctgtgaaaataagtaaaaaaagtGTCTATATAACAATAGTTTAATGCTTGAGGATATATGGATTATCTGTTATAGTTTAATCATGCAGTTCACATAGATCACGTTGTAATTAATCAATATCAAACTTGATTTAAGAtcaaactattttgattatatagttttattttacgCAGTAAATAATCTCAACCGTTGATTTAAATCAAATGActgaaaattataattgtgtcaCACTATTCCAATagataattcaattttatttttaaagaagtGGTTGACAAAATTAAACGTTGTAATAGTCTTGGTTTATCTATCGAGAGGGTAGaaatcaaaaatttattttttctaattggTGAAATAGTTGTGTCACACCTTTCAAAATGTACGAATTTATATGTGATAGGTACTCAATTTACTCacttttataaattagtttaaaaataaattaatggcTCATGACAAtccaaaagaaaataatactcCTCTCATTgatcaaataaaaacaaattttatttcatttggaatatcaaatgttgaaaacatttactttgtgaaaagaaagaaatatattctcattatataaagaaaaatctattttatttttaaatgagaatagttttatgtattaattatgtaaattatttttatacatgCATCTATACTAGTTAGAGttaatagatatttttaatattacaaattgattttgaaatttgttgaatttaatatttatctttctattactaaaataatattttacattcatATTTCAATAGTAAACAagtttatatatagatattgatgatgatgattctAGAATCTTTCTAAgaatatttagaatttttttatcaagaGGAATATTTAGGATTTGCGTAGAATGATaggagtattttattttattttacattgtcaaatataAAAGTTTTGTACTGTGCACCTCTCACTTGTACCTCAAACCCCATCTCcatagaaaatattatattgtctttttttattatgtataaaaccattaaaaaatttactacTCCATTTCTCACCCCAACTTTCGAAAATTACAAAATCTTCTTAAATATTCGAAAActtcaaacttttgaaatacaaaAAGGTGAATTTTGTTGacatttttgaaagttttgttaaATATGAAACATTCTAAACTTAAATTTCCATAAATTCTAAacaatttcgaaacttttgataaatgtcaaacttttgaaatgtaattttCTAGGATtttatgaaagtttcgaaactttggataaatttgaaagtttcaaagtGTGTTTTTCTAGAAatcatcaaaactttcgaaagttttgataaatttgaaacaTTCGAAACATAAAGCTCGAAActtccaaattttcgaaacacataactttcaaaactttcaaacttTCTGagtaattcaatttcaaaattttcaaaaaattcgaAAGTGTcaatttatgatatattttcGAAATGTActtaactattttaataataattaaattttattttgaaaaataaatttataatattattattaattaattttattactatttttgaaattaggtatgaTTAAAGTTGAGGTTTCTGCTTCAAGAACGATTATAGATTTTACAGAAAAATTCACCACCGATCAAGTATTATTACTGATAATTCAGCTCcgatcaaatttttattatagatatatatttgatgttttatttgaaacatattttgtaggtatttccCTATCGAGAAGCTGTATTTGAATGGACAAAAAATATTGGAAggcaaaatgaaattttaattgttaccatttGATCAGATAAAGCAACCAAAAAGAggggaaaaaaagaaaaattaattttgggatgcgaaaaaggtggaagatataaatcaaaatcaaaatcaacagtaacTTGTTCTCACAAGGAAAATTGTCTGTTTACCCTCAGATGTATACCATTAAgtgaaggatggaaaattagtgttcgttgtgaAACACACAATCATGATTTACTTGATAATGTAACCGATCATTCATATTTGGGACGTTTAAACGAAGACGAGAGaaaatttgtcaatgacatgacaaagtataaaCTTGCACCAAGATTCATTTTGAATGCTTTGAAATAGAGAAATAAAGctaatctcacaattctcaatcaaatatataaaacaaggAGTACTTATTGATCGTCGTTGAAAGGTTTGTACACAGAAATGCAATatttgttgaagttaatacaacaagaaaattatgaatACTGGACAAGATGACGAGAGaatttagatattttgagagatatatttttgacacatattgattgtataaagttgttaaacacgtttcatttttttttatatgtgatagcacatacaaaacaaacatatatcaattaccattacttgaaattgttggtgtcacatctactagtttgacattttcggTTGAGTTTGCTTACATGGAACAAGAGCaacaagataacttcatctgaGCATTTGAAAGGTACGACAGTTGTTGGTCTCTATGACTTTAacttctaaagttattgtgactgatagagatcttgccatgatgaatgctattagtgttgtgtttcctacttcaatacatttgctatgtcgttttcatattgaaaaaatgtTCGGGCAAGATGCaaataatatgtaaaaaatgATAGACAAGAtgaagtaatggatttatgagggaaaaaaattgtatattcgaCTAGTGTGGAGGAGTATGATCATCACTTGCAACACTTTGAGCTAGTAtgtgccgatattattctttttgttgattatgtgaaagattcatgGTTGACACCTTACCAAGAAATATTTGTCAAggtttggaccaatagagtgatgctTTTTaggaacacaacatctaacaggtatttttaaattttcatttgttttgttttagaaaatatgatttactagtatatatgatttattttaatttgtgttatttaatttatttgtagagttgagcACAAGTATAATTCactattttttgaaagtctacatcactgtgtatcaaggaaatgttttaaaaaattgacaaacagtTACAAAGAGTGAAGATTGTAAGTACTGACAAAACAAAATGTGGTTGTTCAATcagaacaactcatggattaccatgtgcttgtgagttgaCAAAGTTGCATATATCTGGTAATGTTACccctttagatagcattcatgtttttttggagaaatttaAGCATTGAGCATGAATTGaaggatgaagaatctttatcaaATTATGACTATTTAGAAGAGGTGGAAGCAATGAAAGTGTACATGAAGAAACAAGATATTGTTGGTCAACGGGTATTCAGGGGAAAGGTGTGTGAACTTGTATTTCTACATGCAACATCAATACATGCACCACTAGAGAAGGTGAGAACCAAGGGAGCTagtaaaaggaaaaaataatttgatccTCCTCATGATCCTTCATATTAggagtatgttgatgcctctcaagaatctgcaaagcAACCATCTCAACATTCTACAAGGCAACCATCTCATCGTTCTACAAATCAATCAGCACAATATTCTGCAAGGCAACCatataacattcattttccTACTTTATATTGAGGATATAATAGATGTTATGCCTGATGGAAATTGAGGGTTTCGCGCAATTGCAGCATTGTTAGGTTGGACCGAAGAATCTTGCTCATTAGTTCGAACACAACTAGATAAAGAGATTCATCTACATCAAGACCTTTATTCCAATGTTTTTGTTGACATTGTTGAATCAGTGTGAAACTCATTGAAAATTTCAGGATTGAGTGCTCAAGAAAAAGATAAGTGGATGACTATACCAGACTTGGGTTACGTGATTGCAAcactatataatgtcatattggtTTCGTTGTCTCGTAATTTGAATATGACATTCTTTCCGCTAAACAAAGCACCATCAAAAAAGTCTTCTCTTATCTTTTTACTAGCAATTGGATTTGTCAATGAAAATCATTGAGTACATGTAAAATTTATGATTAGtattgtttaataaattaatgtttaattttttcttgttcagataaattaatgtttaatattgtCTTGTTCAGATCAAATGGAAGTCTGATTGTCCTTTGCCACCTACCTCACAAAAATAGAGAGACTTTTGTAGTGAGTGAACAAAGACATGATAAACTGTTTATGCCCGACGTATGAAATATTGGTAACACAttggttcatcttatcaaaTCATAATGTATTTCGttaaatgaagattagaaaatatgtttgaatattttatcatttatcatttacgtttttatcatttatcatttatggattaactcaaaataaatacggattaactcaaaataaaaattcataaataacacaaaatattaaaatagaaattcatGTTCAATATTTAACATACATAACACAATAACTAATCGTCGTACAAGCAACTTAACTC
It contains:
- the LOC101496040 gene encoding WUSCHEL-related homeobox 11-like gives rise to the protein MEDQQQQQQNVQSQISNTNNPNTEKSESTVRSRWTPKPEQILILESIFNSGMVNPPKDETVRIRKLLEKFGNVGDANVFYWFQNRRSRSRRRQRQMQAAAQISSSGANPYHQYQSSSNTNSISPSVGASAIGFGGSSFTMNSSSSNSSYNNNNFSGSSSSCGVGVGAGVAEEGFGGLFLGSSQINFPEIDQTSSAASSALFPSDQASNFNYHSGFGGSNISGLITVFINGVATEVPRGIIDIKTMFGEDVMLVHSSGVSVPTNEFGFLMQSLQHGESYFLVSKQNQV